A window of the Tenebrio molitor chromosome 1, icTenMoli1.1, whole genome shotgun sequence genome harbors these coding sequences:
- the awd gene encoding nucleoside diphosphate kinase, which translates to MICTLLSIFSLFSRAMAEARERTFIMVKPDGVQRGLVGKIIQRFEEKGFKLVALKFVWPSEELLKQHYADLASRPFFPGLVKYMSSGPVVPMVWEGLNVVKTGRVMLGATNPADSAPGTIRGDLCIQVGRNIIHGSDAVESAKKEIALWFGEKELINWKPANEGWIYED; encoded by the exons ATGATCTGTACGCTCCTgtcaatattttctttattttcaagaGCAATGGCAGAAGCACGTGAAAGAACTTTTATCATGGTTAAGCCAGATGGTGTTCAGAGAGGCCTTGTAGGAAAAATTATTCAGAGATTTGAAGAAAAAGGCTTTAAATTagttgccttaaaatttgtgtgg CCCAGTGAGGAGCTTCTCAAACAACATTATGCTGATCTGGCATCGAGACCATTCTTCCCAGGCTTAGTAAAATATATGAGCAGTGGACCAGTTGTTCCTATGGTGTGGGAAGGATTGAATGTTGTCAAAACAGGACGTGTAATGTTAGGTGCTACAAATCCTGCAGATAGTGCTCCAGGAACAATTCGTGGAGATCTTTGCATTCAAGTTGGACGTAACATTATTCATGGTTCAGATGCTGTTGAATctgcaaaaaaagaaattgctCTCTGGTTTGGAGAAAAAGAATTGATTAATTGGAAACCTGCTAATGAAGGTTGGATATATGAAGATTGA